One part of the Paenibacillus silvisoli genome encodes these proteins:
- a CDS encoding carbohydrate ABC transporter permease has translation MVYRMSWSRRCFLAANYTFLTVLSLLCLIPFIHILAVSLSSAAAASAGSVKLWPVEWTIASYENVLSKQEFLTSFLVSLKRVLLGTSVNMVLTILVAYPLSKEVANFRPRTVYVWFFVLTMLFSGGLIPLYMTVKMTGLMDSLWALVIPAAVPVYNVVLLLNFFRGLPKELEESATIDGANPFVIMWKIFVPLSVPALATLTLFSMVMHWNSWFDGLIFMNQPEHYPLQSFLQTVVIQRDMRFLTPEDVDMLKLVSDRTSSAAQIFVATLPILLVYPFLQKYFVHGIVMGSVKE, from the coding sequence GTGGTTTACAGAATGTCTTGGAGCAGAAGATGCTTCCTGGCCGCCAACTATACGTTTCTAACCGTGCTGTCTCTTCTATGCCTCATCCCGTTTATTCATATTCTGGCGGTTTCCTTAAGCTCGGCAGCCGCCGCGTCGGCCGGCTCCGTGAAGCTGTGGCCGGTGGAGTGGACGATTGCTTCCTATGAGAACGTGCTGAGCAAGCAGGAGTTTCTGACCTCCTTCCTTGTTTCCCTCAAGCGGGTGCTGCTCGGTACGTCCGTTAATATGGTGCTGACCATCTTGGTCGCCTATCCGTTGTCCAAGGAAGTGGCCAACTTCCGGCCTCGGACCGTCTATGTCTGGTTTTTCGTGCTGACGATGCTGTTCAGCGGCGGCCTCATTCCTCTGTATATGACGGTAAAGATGACCGGTCTGATGGACTCGCTCTGGGCGCTCGTCATTCCGGCAGCCGTTCCGGTCTACAATGTCGTGCTGCTGCTTAATTTTTTCCGCGGGCTTCCGAAGGAGCTGGAGGAGTCGGCCACGATCGACGGGGCGAATCCGTTCGTCATCATGTGGAAAATTTTCGTTCCGCTTTCCGTCCCCGCGCTCGCGACCCTTACGCTGTTCTCCATGGTCATGCACTGGAACAGCTGGTTTGACGGATTGATCTTCATGAATCAACCCGAGCATTATCCGCTGCAAAGCTTCCTGCAGACCGTCGTCATCCAGCGCGATATGCGGTTTCTGACGCCTGAGGATGTCGATATGCTGAAGCTCGTATCCGATCGAACGAGCAGCGCGGCGCAAATTTTCGTTGCGACCTTGCCGATTTTGCTCGTGTACCCGTTCCTGCAAAAATATTTTGTCCATGGCATCGTCATGGGCAGTGTCAAAGAATAG
- a CDS encoding C40 family peptidase, with translation MKKIAALLIGLAMLLAFQAGSVFAQSKMDGVIDDLIGTPYVYTGTTARGFDCSGFTMYVFNKLGVDIPHASISQAKLGKKIAKADLIAGDLVFFNTTGRGISHVGIYVGDGKFAHSSSSKGVTISKLSDSYYSKRYVTARRVMSTETYEKYADEPSEEVDGGEGSE, from the coding sequence TTGAAGAAGATTGCTGCACTATTGATCGGACTCGCAATGCTGCTGGCTTTCCAAGCTGGAAGCGTTTTCGCACAATCCAAAATGGACGGCGTCATCGACGATCTGATCGGTACACCTTACGTGTACACCGGCACGACCGCAAGAGGGTTTGACTGCTCCGGATTCACCATGTACGTGTTTAACAAACTCGGCGTGGATATCCCGCATGCATCGATCTCGCAAGCAAAGCTTGGCAAGAAAATCGCGAAAGCGGATCTGATTGCCGGCGACCTCGTATTTTTCAATACGACCGGAAGAGGAATTTCGCATGTAGGCATCTATGTTGGGGACGGCAAGTTTGCGCACTCTTCCTCCAGCAAAGGCGTTACGATCAGCAAGCTGAGCGATTCCTACTATTCCAAACGGTACGTAACTGCACGCCGCGTGATGAGCACGGAAACGTATGAGAAATACGCGGACGAGCCATCCGAAGAAGTCGATGGCGGCGAAGGCTCCGAGTAA
- a CDS encoding S-layer homology domain-containing protein has protein sequence MPMHGLMKPGQAANQAGAEFADIGKASAWAIDAIRGAQALGLVSGKGEGEFDPKGAVTRAETAKMIVEMLAKK, from the coding sequence ATGCCTATGCACGGGCTGATGAAGCCGGGTCAGGCGGCAAACCAGGCGGGTGCGGAATTTGCGGATATCGGCAAAGCGTCGGCTTGGGCGATTGATGCGATCCGCGGCGCGCAAGCGCTCGGACTCGTCAGCGGCAAAGGCGAGGGTGAGTTCGATCCGAAAGGCGCGGTAACGCGCGCTGAAACGGCTAAGATGATTGTTGAAATGTTAGCGAAGAAATAA
- a CDS encoding MBL fold metallo-hydrolase — MTELLILGTSAGVSTANRHHFSMAIKRNGRLYLIDCGCPANMLLKKMGEDPRNIDAVFLTHWHPDHASGLPMLIQDLQLTYKPEGLSIYGPAGTDRKLAQLQKMFILPPEIYPFNLHTIEYDEETVFDFDGLRIEFFRTNHLAQENWKKLDEKHGHEITPIAYGLVLYVDGKKIVVSGDVFSSNDLLPVLPYADLVIHEFGHMPPNKLNAFVKEQQIPNLLITHIHHEWDLRADELKDIVSEGHSGEVNVAYDLMRVAI; from the coding sequence ATGACAGAGTTGTTGATTCTAGGCACTAGCGCCGGTGTATCTACCGCTAACCGCCATCATTTCAGCATGGCGATCAAACGAAACGGACGACTCTATCTCATCGATTGCGGCTGCCCGGCCAACATGCTGCTGAAAAAAATGGGCGAGGATCCGCGCAACATCGATGCGGTGTTTCTGACGCACTGGCATCCCGATCATGCAAGCGGCCTGCCGATGCTGATTCAAGATTTGCAGCTTACGTATAAGCCGGAAGGCTTGTCCATATACGGTCCGGCCGGAACGGACCGGAAGCTGGCGCAATTGCAGAAGATGTTCATCCTGCCGCCGGAAATTTACCCGTTCAACCTGCACACGATCGAATACGACGAGGAAACCGTCTTTGATTTCGATGGCCTGCGCATCGAGTTTTTCCGGACGAATCATTTGGCGCAGGAAAACTGGAAGAAGCTCGACGAGAAGCATGGCCATGAAATTACGCCGATTGCGTACGGGCTTGTCCTCTATGTCGATGGCAAGAAGATCGTCGTGAGCGGAGACGTATTCAGCTCCAACGATTTGCTCCCGGTACTGCCGTATGCGGACTTGGTTATTCATGAATTCGGCCATATGCCGCCGAACAAGCTGAACGCTTTCGTTAAAGAACAGCAAATTCCGAATTTGCTGATTACGCATATTCATCATGAGTGGGATTTGCGCGCCGATGAGCTGAAGGACATCGTGTCCGAAGGACATTCGGGCGAAGTGAACGTAGCGTACGATCTGATGCGGGTAGCGATTTAA
- a CDS encoding MGH1-like glycoside hydrolase domain-containing protein, whose translation MGLNTARRQNIRVERKLQTVSKNGYYNTYVPNALAEENIFLQLPMEEKELPVYEAVRGSLPKPFWQGHDSVIDCYWKAWELAFDHLRKPYVSNGFVANYIDTAFNDCIFMWDTCFILMFAKYGHRVFTFQRTLDNFYVKQHPDGFICRQLSMNDGEDRFHRYDPTSTGPNVMAWSEWEYYGITGDTERLHDVFPVLAAYHRWLKAYRTWPDGTYWSSGWGAGMDNQPRMPGHMPHQADEFYHGHLAWIDTCLQQMLSAKLILQIAETIGRADEVQDLQEEINRLSAFINERMWDDQTAFYYDLMPNQQWLGMKSIGAYWALIADVVPQERLERFIAHLENPNEFNRPHRIPSLSADDPCYRPEGDYWRGGVWMPTNYMALRGLTLHGYDALAHEIALTHVKNVAEVFVNTGTIWENYAPDVIERGDPSKPNFVGWSGLAPIAVLTEYVFGLRAEAAESKLVWDVRVLEEHGIEQYPFGNDGLLDLKCAARTAVTDKPDILVTSNVPLTLILRWEGGEEAIHVPVSTK comes from the coding sequence ATGGGCTTGAACACGGCTCGCAGGCAAAATATTAGGGTGGAGCGGAAGCTGCAGACGGTTTCCAAGAACGGCTATTACAATACGTACGTGCCGAATGCGCTTGCGGAGGAAAATATATTTTTGCAGCTTCCGATGGAAGAGAAGGAGCTGCCGGTATACGAGGCGGTTCGCGGCAGCCTGCCGAAGCCTTTCTGGCAGGGGCATGACAGCGTCATCGACTGCTATTGGAAAGCATGGGAGCTTGCTTTCGACCATCTGCGCAAGCCTTATGTTTCGAACGGCTTCGTAGCCAATTACATCGATACGGCGTTCAACGATTGCATCTTTATGTGGGATACCTGCTTTATATTGATGTTCGCCAAGTACGGGCACCGCGTGTTCACCTTCCAACGGACGCTGGACAACTTCTACGTTAAACAGCATCCGGACGGGTTCATTTGCAGGCAGCTCAGCATGAACGACGGCGAGGACCGGTTCCACCGGTATGACCCTACGAGCACCGGCCCGAACGTAATGGCCTGGTCCGAGTGGGAGTATTACGGCATTACCGGCGATACGGAACGGCTGCACGACGTGTTCCCCGTGCTTGCCGCCTATCACCGGTGGCTGAAGGCATACCGGACATGGCCGGACGGCACCTACTGGTCCTCGGGCTGGGGAGCGGGCATGGACAATCAGCCGAGGATGCCTGGGCATATGCCGCATCAGGCGGATGAGTTCTATCACGGTCATCTCGCTTGGATCGACACCTGTTTGCAGCAGATGCTGTCCGCGAAGCTGATTCTGCAAATCGCGGAAACGATCGGCCGGGCGGACGAGGTGCAGGATTTGCAGGAGGAAATAAACCGGCTGTCGGCGTTCATTAACGAACGGATGTGGGATGACCAAACGGCGTTCTATTACGATCTGATGCCGAATCAGCAATGGCTCGGCATGAAATCGATCGGCGCTTACTGGGCGTTGATCGCCGATGTCGTACCGCAGGAGCGGCTTGAGCGGTTCATCGCCCATTTGGAAAACCCGAATGAGTTTAACCGCCCTCACCGCATCCCATCCTTGTCCGCCGACGATCCTTGCTACCGGCCGGAGGGTGATTACTGGCGCGGCGGCGTTTGGATGCCGACCAACTATATGGCGCTGCGGGGACTGACGCTGCACGGTTATGACGCGTTGGCCCATGAAATCGCGCTTACGCATGTGAAGAACGTTGCGGAAGTATTCGTAAATACGGGGACGATTTGGGAAAACTATGCGCCTGACGTAATCGAGAGAGGCGATCCGTCCAAGCCGAACTTTGTCGGCTGGAGCGGGCTCGCGCCGATCGCCGTTCTGACCGAGTACGTGTTCGGGCTTCGGGCGGAAGCGGCGGAGTCGAAGCTGGTGTGGGATGTGCGCGTGCTGGAAGAGCACGGCATCGAGCAGTACCCGTTCGGCAACGACGGTTTGCTGGATTTGAAGTGCGCCGCTCGGACGGCGGTGACCGATAAGCCGGACATTCTGGTTACGAGCAATGTGCCGCTTACGCTTATCCTTCGCTGGGAAGGTGGAGAAGAGGCGATTCACGTGCCGGTTAGCACGAAATAG
- a CDS encoding MGH1-like glycoside hydrolase domain-containing protein, with product MNKYYDMYVRDERVERNAFLRMQRAERELPTYDESMQKLPQPYWVGNRSVIEAYWKAWELAFGHLRKANEQNGFVADYIDTAFNNDLFMYDSTFILMFANYGRHAFDFQRTLDNFYAKQHPDGFMCRQIRQSDGTDVFHRHDPSSTGPNVMPWAEWEYYLTTGDKDRLANVFTPLAAYHRWLRAYRTWPDGSYWANGWSGAADNLPRIPGNTNKERDYFHHGHLTWCDGCLFQLYAGKLLMAMADVLGQSEEIRDIALEAERLSAYVNERLWDERTAYYYDKLPNGELTFVKNIGAYWALLAEAVPADRLERFIGHLSDERSFNRPHRVPSLSADHPAYAPEGDYWVGAVWTPTNYMVMRGLESLGYRGLAEEIARNHVEQVVQVFKETGTLWENYSPEHCAPGKPAKPDFVGWGGLAPIAVLFEYLFGLRPNVPEGKLIWHVNVLEEHGVSQYPFGANGLLDLKCAARASAGERPSIEVKSNAALELVVIWQGGEERIAVNPGLA from the coding sequence ATGAACAAGTACTATGATATGTATGTGCGCGATGAGCGGGTCGAGCGGAACGCGTTTTTGCGGATGCAGCGGGCGGAGCGCGAGCTGCCGACCTACGACGAGTCGATGCAGAAGCTGCCGCAGCCTTACTGGGTCGGCAACCGCTCGGTCATCGAGGCTTATTGGAAGGCATGGGAGCTTGCTTTCGGCCATTTGCGCAAGGCGAATGAGCAAAACGGCTTCGTGGCGGATTATATCGACACCGCCTTCAATAATGACTTGTTTATGTACGACAGCACCTTTATTCTCATGTTCGCGAATTACGGGCGCCATGCGTTCGATTTTCAACGCACGTTGGACAATTTCTATGCGAAGCAGCATCCGGACGGCTTTATGTGCAGACAGATCAGACAGTCCGACGGCACGGACGTCTTTCACCGCCACGACCCTTCGAGCACCGGCCCGAACGTGATGCCGTGGGCGGAGTGGGAGTACTACCTGACGACGGGCGATAAGGACAGGCTGGCGAACGTGTTTACGCCGCTGGCTGCCTATCACCGCTGGCTGCGGGCGTACCGGACATGGCCGGACGGCTCCTACTGGGCCAACGGATGGTCCGGCGCCGCGGACAATTTGCCGCGCATCCCGGGCAATACGAATAAGGAACGCGATTATTTTCATCACGGCCATCTGACCTGGTGCGACGGGTGTTTGTTCCAGCTGTATGCCGGCAAATTGCTGATGGCTATGGCGGACGTGCTGGGCCAATCCGAAGAGATTCGGGATATTGCCCTGGAAGCGGAGCGGCTGAGCGCCTACGTGAATGAACGGTTATGGGATGAGCGGACGGCCTACTATTACGACAAGCTGCCAAACGGAGAGCTGACCTTTGTCAAAAACATCGGGGCATACTGGGCGCTGCTAGCCGAGGCCGTGCCCGCGGACCGGCTGGAACGGTTCATCGGGCACTTGAGCGATGAACGCTCGTTCAACCGGCCGCACCGCGTGCCTTCGTTGTCCGCCGATCATCCGGCGTATGCGCCGGAAGGCGATTATTGGGTAGGCGCGGTGTGGACGCCTACTAATTACATGGTGATGCGCGGCCTGGAGTCGCTCGGCTATCGCGGGCTGGCGGAAGAGATCGCCCGGAACCATGTCGAGCAGGTGGTGCAGGTGTTCAAGGAGACCGGCACGCTGTGGGAAAATTATTCGCCCGAGCATTGCGCGCCGGGGAAGCCGGCGAAGCCGGATTTCGTCGGCTGGGGAGGCCTTGCGCCGATCGCCGTTCTGTTCGAGTATCTATTCGGGCTGCGGCCGAACGTTCCGGAAGGCAAGCTGATTTGGCATGTGAACGTGCTGGAGGAGCATGGCGTTTCGCAATATCCGTTCGGCGCGAACGGGCTGCTGGATTTGAAATGCGCCGCGCGGGCTTCCGCCGGCGAGCGGCCGAGCATCGAAGTGAAATCCAACGCTGCGCTTGAGCTGGTTGTGATCTGGCAGGGCGGCGAGGAACGGATAGCTGTTAATCCCGGATTGGCGTGA
- a CDS encoding S-layer homology domain-containing protein, which yields MHYIKSIGPNYAGVYYLNGDKAEYVGGTLKGNRLTFTTNHFSSFAVMEYRKSFADMTGNWAADYVQKLAAKHLVNGLDEHTFGPKLAVTRADFATMAVRALGYDAEQGTASPFSDVKADAY from the coding sequence TTGCATTATATTAAATCGATCGGCCCGAATTACGCGGGCGTGTATTACCTGAATGGCGACAAAGCGGAGTATGTAGGCGGTACGCTGAAAGGCAACCGGCTGACATTCACCACGAACCACTTCTCGTCGTTCGCGGTGATGGAATATCGGAAATCGTTTGCCGATATGACCGGAAACTGGGCGGCTGACTATGTGCAGAAGCTTGCGGCCAAGCATTTGGTCAACGGTCTCGACGAGCATACCTTCGGTCCGAAGCTGGCGGTAACGCGCGCCGATTTCGCAACGATGGCGGTTCGCGCGCTTGGCTATGATGCCGAGCAAGGAACAGCATCGCCGTTCTCGGACGTGAAGGCCGATGCTTACTAA
- a CDS encoding extracellular solute-binding protein, with product MTSKYLNRTAIAFVTCALILSACGNSDSTNNTNANNGAGTNASENANSGAAANNAAASETVDPAAKYDPPIEFTIVGESDPNLKFDEGQTYEKNGVYDMYEKDLGIQIKNKWMVDSKQYDEKVKLSIASDDIPDLMKVNVDELQQLVENDMLADLTDVYDKYATDDTKTFMTSDGGKQLDSAKFDGKLMAIPVTNSPYNDAQFLYVRKDWLQKLNLPEPKSMEDVLKISDAFTNQDPDGNGKADTVGLVAQKEIYNPAYGFAGLFNGFHAYPGAWVEDASGKLAYGSIQPEMKTALKTLQDLFKAGQLDKEFFTVDHMKANELVANNQAGMAFGPFWLTSWPMPSAVVKDNKVTEDWEVFPIPSADANPALNQVGLGVSAYYVVSKKSEHPEAAIKLLNRFIEVDSHPITPETKGYKFGSADQELWKLNPVVVMSQDLNAKTGGLLSKAVEAKDPSSLEGNVSGTAYYNDAIKFLDGDTSLWSSWMNAKPHGSLEIMNQYLTANQFLTNAFTGAPTPAMVAKKSILDQKEQELFTKIVINQAPIDEFDKFVEEWKSLGGEEMTTEVNDWSSKR from the coding sequence ATGACAAGTAAGTATCTTAACCGTACTGCTATCGCTTTCGTTACCTGCGCTCTCATTCTTTCGGCTTGCGGCAACTCAGACTCTACGAACAACACCAATGCGAATAACGGCGCCGGCACGAACGCGAGCGAGAATGCGAATTCGGGGGCGGCGGCAAACAATGCCGCGGCTTCCGAAACCGTAGATCCCGCTGCCAAATACGATCCGCCGATCGAATTTACGATCGTCGGGGAATCCGATCCGAACCTGAAGTTCGACGAGGGTCAAACGTATGAGAAGAATGGCGTTTACGATATGTACGAGAAGGACCTGGGCATTCAGATCAAAAACAAGTGGATGGTCGATTCGAAGCAGTACGACGAGAAAGTGAAGCTCAGCATCGCTTCCGACGACATTCCGGATTTGATGAAAGTCAACGTCGACGAGCTGCAGCAGCTTGTCGAGAACGATATGCTCGCCGATCTGACGGACGTTTACGATAAGTATGCGACGGACGACACCAAAACGTTCATGACGAGCGACGGCGGCAAGCAGCTGGACTCCGCGAAATTCGATGGCAAGCTGATGGCCATTCCGGTGACGAACAGCCCTTATAACGACGCGCAGTTCCTGTACGTCCGCAAAGACTGGCTGCAGAAGCTGAACCTGCCTGAGCCGAAATCGATGGAAGACGTGCTCAAAATTTCGGATGCTTTCACGAACCAGGATCCGGACGGCAACGGCAAAGCGGACACGGTTGGCTTGGTCGCCCAGAAAGAAATCTATAACCCTGCTTACGGCTTCGCCGGTTTGTTCAACGGCTTCCACGCTTATCCGGGCGCATGGGTGGAGGATGCCTCCGGCAAGCTTGCATACGGCAGCATCCAGCCTGAGATGAAGACCGCTCTGAAGACGCTTCAGGATCTGTTCAAAGCCGGTCAGTTGGACAAAGAATTTTTCACCGTCGACCATATGAAAGCAAACGAATTGGTTGCGAACAACCAAGCGGGCATGGCGTTCGGTCCGTTCTGGCTGACTAGCTGGCCGATGCCTAGCGCGGTCGTGAAGGACAATAAAGTGACCGAGGATTGGGAAGTGTTCCCGATTCCGTCCGCTGACGCGAACCCTGCTTTGAACCAAGTCGGTCTTGGCGTTAGCGCATACTACGTCGTTTCGAAGAAGAGCGAGCATCCGGAAGCGGCAATCAAGCTTCTTAACCGCTTCATCGAGGTTGACAGCCATCCGATTACGCCGGAAACGAAGGGCTACAAATTCGGCAGCGCCGACCAAGAGCTGTGGAAGCTGAATCCGGTCGTCGTCATGTCGCAGGATTTGAACGCGAAGACGGGCGGCTTGCTTTCGAAAGCCGTAGAAGCGAAGGATCCTTCCTCGCTCGAAGGCAACGTGAGCGGTACGGCTTACTATAATGACGCGATCAAATTCCTGGACGGCGACACGAGCCTGTGGAGCAGCTGGATGAACGCGAAGCCGCACGGATCGCTTGAAATTATGAATCAGTATTTGACGGCGAACCAGTTCCTGACGAACGCATTCACCGGAGCGCCTACGCCGGCAATGGTAGCGAAGAAGTCGATTCTCGACCAGAAGGAGCAGGAGCTGTTCACGAAGATCGTCATCAACCAGGCGCCGATCGACGAGTTCGATAAGTTTGTCGAAGAGTGGAAATCGCTTGGCGGCGAAGAAATGACGACCGAAGTCAACGACTGGAGCTCGAAGAGATAA
- a CDS encoding DeoR/GlpR family DNA-binding transcription regulator: protein MKNRHIEIIEALKKRPFITIEEFCLELDVSPATIRRDLSQLEETGEVLRINGGAIYNRQAGSEQPPAQLPQDPYINEKIRIAQAAAEMVRDGDTIFMDAGSTNQHIAEHLGNKERITVITNSLEIAHKLHNLKNKKDISIIICGGALGEANLDSIVGPVAETMISMFRANICFVGTSALDTKLGITDAYLASARIKEKMIEHSGKVYLVTDRSKFGVTNTAFVCPIDKISHVITDEQAPAEDVGYLRSRGITVTLV from the coding sequence ATGAAAAATAGGCATATAGAGATCATAGAAGCTTTAAAGAAGAGGCCCTTCATAACGATTGAGGAGTTTTGCCTCGAGCTGGATGTATCCCCTGCTACCATTCGGCGCGATCTTTCGCAGCTCGAAGAGACGGGCGAAGTTTTGCGCATAAACGGAGGCGCCATCTATAACCGTCAAGCAGGCAGCGAGCAGCCGCCCGCGCAGCTCCCGCAGGATCCCTATATAAACGAGAAAATCCGGATCGCCCAAGCGGCGGCCGAAATGGTCCGCGATGGCGATACCATCTTCATGGACGCCGGATCGACCAATCAGCATATAGCCGAGCATCTGGGCAACAAGGAACGCATTACGGTCATTACGAACAGTCTCGAAATCGCGCATAAGCTTCATAACTTGAAAAATAAAAAAGACATCTCCATCATCATCTGCGGCGGAGCGCTCGGCGAAGCGAATCTGGATTCCATCGTCGGCCCGGTTGCCGAAACGATGATCTCGATGTTCCGCGCGAATATTTGCTTTGTCGGAACCTCGGCGCTCGATACGAAGCTCGGCATTACCGATGCTTATCTGGCGTCAGCGCGGATTAAAGAAAAAATGATCGAGCATTCCGGCAAAGTGTATCTCGTTACCGACCGCAGCAAGTTCGGGGTGACGAATACGGCGTTCGTGTGCCCGATCGATAAGATCAGCCATGTCATCACGGATGAGCAGGCACCCGCTGAAGACGTCGGTTATTTGCGCAGCCGGGGAATTACGGTGACGCTCGTTTAG
- a CDS encoding ABC transporter permease produces MLLPAVVLVLIYCYGPMVGMVIAFEKYVPAKGMIHSKWVGLDNFKYVISLPDTYRVLYNTVYIAFMKMIAGLIAPIVVALLLNEVRTMLFKRLYQTFIYLPHFLSWIILGGIMLDILSPSSGLVNQALEALGFEPIFFLGDNKWFPYVLVGSDVWKEFGFGTIVYLAALTGINPSLYEAAEIDGANRWQQTRHVTLPGMVPIMILLATLSLGQILNAGFDQVFNLYNTQVYESGDIIDTLVYRLGLQQAQYGVATAVGLFKSVVSFIFISLSYYVAYRFANYRIF; encoded by the coding sequence ATGCTGCTTCCGGCTGTCGTTCTCGTTCTCATCTATTGCTACGGGCCGATGGTCGGCATGGTCATCGCATTCGAGAAGTATGTTCCGGCCAAAGGGATGATTCATTCCAAATGGGTCGGTCTGGATAATTTCAAGTACGTGATATCACTGCCCGATACGTACCGGGTTCTCTATAATACCGTGTACATCGCCTTCATGAAGATGATCGCGGGGCTCATTGCGCCGATCGTTGTCGCTTTGCTGCTCAATGAGGTTAGAACGATGCTGTTCAAGCGGCTGTATCAGACGTTTATTTATTTGCCGCACTTCTTGTCCTGGATTATTCTCGGGGGCATCATGCTCGATATTTTGTCTCCTTCTTCCGGTTTGGTCAATCAGGCGCTGGAAGCGCTCGGCTTCGAGCCGATCTTCTTCCTTGGCGATAACAAGTGGTTTCCGTACGTGCTCGTAGGCTCCGACGTGTGGAAGGAGTTCGGGTTCGGCACCATTGTATATTTGGCGGCGTTGACCGGCATCAATCCTTCTCTGTATGAAGCCGCCGAGATCGACGGCGCGAACCGCTGGCAGCAGACGCGCCATGTTACGCTACCGGGCATGGTGCCCATTATGATTTTGCTGGCCACGCTCAGCCTCGGCCAAATTTTGAACGCGGGCTTCGACCAGGTGTTCAATTTGTACAACACGCAAGTCTATGAAAGCGGCGATATTATCGACACGCTGGTGTACCGGCTTGGCTTGCAGCAGGCGCAATACGGCGTGGCAACGGCCGTCGGATTGTTCAAGTCGGTCGTATCGTTCATTTTCATCTCGCTGTCTTACTATGTCGCGTATCGCTTCGCCAATTATCGTATTTTCTAA
- a CDS encoding MBL fold metallo-hydrolase, whose amino-acid sequence MSGLNTRVTVFGTGGAVPEVGGDSPSFLINDKYLVDTGWAAVQNLREHGVDPLELDYLIFTHFHHDHYLSLPSLLFYFLSRGNVRDLKIIGPAEDLERMVKRALDFLDAERYWSKDEVPTLIPLQPGDSYETEDFRLDTCSTIHPVQGLAYRFTDARTDKSFTFSGDTAYHPPIAELAKGSLLLIHEAALGPKAADPNDNAYMHSGSIDAARIAEAAGVATLLLLHGASSRVDACLETAKQAFNGSVEWPHFGQTFVL is encoded by the coding sequence ATGAGCGGGTTGAATACGCGGGTCACCGTTTTTGGCACTGGGGGAGCGGTACCGGAGGTTGGCGGCGACTCGCCGTCGTTCCTCATTAACGATAAATATTTGGTCGACACCGGCTGGGCGGCCGTCCAAAACCTGCGCGAACACGGCGTCGATCCGCTGGAGCTGGACTATTTGATCTTCACGCACTTTCATCATGATCATTATCTTTCGCTGCCGTCGCTGCTGTTCTATTTCTTGAGCCGGGGAAATGTGCGGGATTTGAAAATCATCGGGCCGGCGGAGGACCTGGAGCGCATGGTGAAGCGGGCGCTGGACTTCTTGGACGCGGAACGGTATTGGTCGAAGGATGAGGTTCCGACCCTTATTCCGCTGCAGCCGGGCGACAGCTATGAGACGGAGGATTTCCGTCTCGACACCTGCTCCACGATTCATCCCGTGCAGGGGTTGGCGTACCGGTTTACCGATGCGCGCACCGACAAGTCGTTCACGTTTTCCGGCGATACCGCCTATCATCCGCCGATCGCGGAGCTCGCGAAAGGAAGCTTGCTGCTCATTCATGAAGCGGCGCTTGGACCGAAGGCGGCCGACCCGAACGATAACGCGTACATGCACTCCGGTTCGATCGATGCGGCGCGCATTGCGGAGGCTGCGGGCGTAGCAACGCTGCTGCTGCTGCATGGCGCTTCAAGCAGAGTGGACGCCTGCCTGGAAACGGCGAAGCAAGCATTCAATGGAAGCGTGGAATGGCCGCACTTCGGCCAGACCTTCGTGCTGTAG